CCCACCTGAACGGCCAGCTGGTCCTGCAGGAGCCGCCGCGCGCCGCGGACCGCTTCGGCCGGGAGCGTTTCGTAGCGCAGCTCGTCGACCAGGTGCACCACGGCTGCTTCGAGCGGCGGGGTTTCCGGCATGAGCTTCTCACTTTCCTTCGCAGCGCACCATGCGCTGGTGCCGTGACGTACCGATGTGTGAATGAGCTACCGGGGCGGGCGCACGCAGTCCATGAGCGTGCTGACGTCCGCCACCGCCTCCAGTCCGAGGACCGCGTCGACCACGGCCGCCACGTTCGATTCGGGCAGGACACCGCCGGCGTTGTGCCGGAACTTGGCGACCAGGTCCTCGGTCGTCATCCGCGTGGCGGGGTCGGGTGACGGCACGCCCTTGGGGTAGCTGCGCTCTCCGACGAACGTCTGCCCGCGCGCGGTGACCTCGACCCGGGACGGGCGCGCCGCGGGGTGGCCGCTGATCGCCGAGACGTAGTCCGCGTGCGGCTCGTAGGACACCTTCTCCATCAGTTCGAGGACCGACCGGCTGTGCACCAGTTCCGGGTCCAGCCAGTCCCTGCCCGGCGGTACCCGGTGCGCCCCCACCGCGAGCCCGTGCGCGATGCTGAACTCGGCGTCCCGGGGTTCGGCGATCGTGCGGTTGAGCCACACCGGCTGCTGCACGAACGGCTCCCCCCACGTCTTGATGGAGTCGATCTCCTCCGGCGCGAGGTCGTGGGTCTCGACGATCTCGCGCAGCGCGTCGAGCGGGGCGTGCAGGATCCGGCAGTGGGGGTACGGTTTGTAGGCCTGTTCGGTGACGAACTTCCAGTCGCTGCCCAGACCTGCCGTGATCCGCTCGGGTTCCCAGCGGGTGGTGCCGATGAAGCGCGGCCAGCCGAACTCCGCGTCATCGAGGATCCGCAGGTCACCTCGGTGCCCGAACTCGGCCAGGTGCGCGGCGGTCAACGCCGTCTGCGGAAGGGTCCCCGCGAGCATGTACTTGATCGTCGTGCTCGGCGTGTGCATCATCCACGCCCGCATGGCGTTGACCGGGGCGATACTGGCCGCGATGCCCAGTGCGTGCCCCAGCGTCTCCTCGGACAGTCCCTGCACCATCGCGACCGCGGCGGTCGCGCCGAACACGGTGCTGCTGTACCCGTAGACCGGCGGGATCGTCACCTCGCCGTCCTTGATGTCGCGCAGGTAGTCGGTCGCCTTGCCAATCCGGTACGACATCTCGTGCGCCACGGCCAGTGCCGCGATCAGGTCCTTCCCCGGCTTGTGGCCCGCTTCGGCCACGGCCAGGGCACCGGGCACCACGTACGGGGTGACGTGGCCCGGCGGGACGACGGCGTCCATGTCGAGGGCGTTGACGAGGTCGGCGTTGGCGAACGCGGCACCGAAGATCGAGACCTTGCCGGAGGCACCGATCAACGTTGCGTCGCCGCTCGCGCCGCCGAGCAGCGACGCGAACTCCACAGCCTTGCGCGCACCGGGTTCGGCCACCGCGGCCAGCGCGCATCCGAGCGAGTCCAGCAGGATCCGCTTGCACTCCTCGACCACGTCGTCCGGCAAGGCCGCGAACCCACTTCGGCTGCTGAACTCGGCCAGGCGCTCGACGAGGGACTGGGACATCGCTTCTCCGTTCTCATATTAATATATTTTATGTAAACCCAACCCGCGGTAACTGTCAAGGGATGGTGGCCGTCGGCGGATCCGCGAGCCGGAACCACTCCGCCACCGGTGACTCACGGCGACGAC
The sequence above is a segment of the Amycolatopsis viridis genome. Coding sequences within it:
- a CDS encoding MmgE/PrpD family protein, whose product is MSQSLVERLAEFSSRSGFAALPDDVVEECKRILLDSLGCALAAVAEPGARKAVEFASLLGGASGDATLIGASGKVSIFGAAFANADLVNALDMDAVVPPGHVTPYVVPGALAVAEAGHKPGKDLIAALAVAHEMSYRIGKATDYLRDIKDGEVTIPPVYGYSSTVFGATAAVAMVQGLSEETLGHALGIAASIAPVNAMRAWMMHTPSTTIKYMLAGTLPQTALTAAHLAEFGHRGDLRILDDAEFGWPRFIGTTRWEPERITAGLGSDWKFVTEQAYKPYPHCRILHAPLDALREIVETHDLAPEEIDSIKTWGEPFVQQPVWLNRTIAEPRDAEFSIAHGLAVGAHRVPPGRDWLDPELVHSRSVLELMEKVSYEPHADYVSAISGHPAARPSRVEVTARGQTFVGERSYPKGVPSPDPATRMTTEDLVAKFRHNAGGVLPESNVAAVVDAVLGLEAVADVSTLMDCVRPPR